In the genome of Planctomycetota bacterium, one region contains:
- a CDS encoding DnaJ family domain-containing protein: MDLRNVDLGAALRRIADRRIEQAMDEGKFNNLEGEGKPLDLEPVPADEEAKAMYWAVKLCRQNNVLGDAMKKEALRRTTSE; encoded by the coding sequence ATGGATCTCCGCAACGTCGACCTCGGAGCCGCCCTGCGTCGCATCGCCGATCGCCGCATCGAGCAGGCAATGGACGAGGGGAAGTTCAACAACCTCGAAGGCGAAGGCAAGCCGCTCGACCTCGAGCCGGTACCGGCCGACGAAGAGGCCAAGGCGATGTACTGGGCGGTGAAGCTGTGTCGCCAGAACAACGTGCTGGGCGACGCGATGAAGAAGGAAGCCCTCCGCCGGACGACGTCGGAATGA
- the queG gene encoding tRNA epoxyqueuosine(34) reductase QueG → MIASLRLAAAVKERASDLGFDACGIASAGETQHADYVHQFFQQGRHGDMAWLANRRDERLDPRTYLPGARSIIVVATSYNVPLRHPERAERVEGPRLPSDDQTRSLDKLGMTEGKVARYALGIDYHDHLKNRLFTLADWLRTETPCETRVCVDTAPVLESEWAARSGIAWQGKNRLALSTTLGSYLLLGEILTTADLAGDAQATNRCGTCNACIDACPTDALTPYQIDPRRCISTWTIEHRGDDLPGDPHGWLFGCDICQEVCPWNRKAAPATDPLVQPRPGFESGTLDAEAVLRWTPDDFRSATRKSAMRRVKLPQLQRNARAVLSNGRA, encoded by the coding sequence ATGATCGCGTCGCTCCGACTCGCGGCCGCGGTCAAGGAGCGGGCGAGCGATCTCGGTTTCGACGCCTGCGGCATCGCCTCGGCCGGCGAGACCCAACACGCCGACTACGTCCACCAGTTCTTCCAGCAAGGCCGCCACGGCGACATGGCATGGCTCGCCAATCGGCGCGACGAACGCCTCGACCCACGCACGTACCTGCCGGGTGCACGCTCGATCATCGTCGTCGCCACCAGCTACAACGTGCCGCTCCGTCATCCTGAGCGAGCGGAGCGAGTCGAAGGACCTCGCCTGCCGTCCGACGATCAGACGAGGTCCCTCGACAAGCTCGGGATGACGGAGGGCAAAGTCGCCCGCTATGCCCTCGGCATCGACTACCACGACCACCTCAAAAACCGGCTCTTCACCCTCGCCGACTGGCTGCGAACGGAGACGCCCTGCGAGACGCGCGTCTGCGTCGACACGGCCCCGGTGCTCGAAAGCGAGTGGGCCGCGCGAAGTGGCATCGCCTGGCAGGGCAAGAACCGACTCGCCCTGAGTACGACGCTCGGCAGCTACCTGCTCCTCGGCGAAATCCTGACCACCGCCGACCTCGCTGGCGACGCGCAAGCAACGAACCGCTGCGGAACCTGCAACGCGTGCATCGACGCCTGCCCGACCGACGCGCTCACGCCCTACCAGATCGACCCGCGACGCTGCATCAGCACGTGGACCATCGAACATCGCGGCGATGACCTGCCGGGCGATCCCCACGGCTGGCTCTTCGGCTGCGACATCTGCCAGGAAGTCTGCCCCTGGAACCGCAAGGCCGCCCCGGCGACGGACCCGCTCGTCCAGCCCCGGCCCGGCTTCGAGTCCGGCACGCTCGACGCGGAAGCCGTGCTGCGTTGGACACCCGACGACTTCCGCTCGGCCACACGCAAGTCGGCGATGCGACGCGTGAAGCTTCCGCAACTGCAGAGAAACGCCCGGGCCGTTCTTTCGAATGGCCGGGCGTGA
- a CDS encoding Hsp20/alpha crystallin family protein codes for MALPTTIQRHRGNDVFVDMQREFDTMLGRFFGQTPQTTNGRRSAPYAVDIHEDENALYFEAELPGFSKEHIDVTVDNSVLTVTAERSPATSDDDKRETLLNERRYTYFSRSFSLPQTVATDNVEAKLDAGVLYLKLAKKEETKPRKITVS; via the coding sequence ATGGCACTGCCCACCACCATCCAGCGACATCGCGGCAATGACGTCTTCGTCGACATGCAACGCGAGTTCGACACGATGCTCGGCCGATTCTTCGGCCAAACCCCGCAGACGACCAACGGCCGGCGCAGCGCGCCCTACGCGGTCGACATTCACGAGGACGAGAACGCCCTCTACTTCGAGGCCGAACTTCCCGGCTTTTCCAAGGAGCACATCGACGTCACGGTCGACAACAGCGTGCTGACGGTCACGGCCGAACGTTCGCCCGCGACGAGTGACGACGACAAGCGAGAGACGCTGCTCAACGAGCGTCGGTACACCTATTTCAGCCGCAGCTTCAGCCTGCCGCAAACCGTCGCGACGGACAACGTCGAGGCCAAGCTCGACGCGGGCGTTCTCTACTTGAAGCTTGCGAAGAAGGAAGAGACCAAGCCGCGCAAAATCACGGTCTCGTAA
- the miaA gene encoding tRNA (adenosine(37)-N6)-dimethylallyltransferase MiaA — protein MPPVVQIFGPTASGKSALAMEVAKRLDGIVLAVDSMTVYRGMDIGTAKPSAEERASVPHEGLDLVDPTEAFTVRQWLDVADRVLAETDQPVIAVGGTPLYHQALVRGLFDGPAGDEAIRRELDPLSDDEVHAKLAEVDPVSAGRLHPHNRRRVVRALEVHRLTGRPISELQRQWEEGPDRVETVRFGMAWPREELNRRINARTKQMIADGWPAEVEALLDRHGHLGPTAREAAGYRLLSLVAQDRMSLADAAEQIKIKTRQLAKRQMTWFRRFQQTLWLDGAASAAEQADKVGELLANAENRA, from the coding sequence GTGCCGCCCGTCGTGCAGATCTTCGGCCCCACCGCAAGCGGGAAGTCTGCGCTGGCCATGGAAGTGGCCAAACGTCTCGATGGGATCGTGCTGGCAGTCGACTCGATGACCGTCTACCGCGGCATGGACATCGGCACCGCCAAGCCGTCAGCCGAGGAACGAGCGTCGGTCCCGCACGAGGGACTGGACCTCGTCGATCCGACCGAAGCGTTCACGGTCCGGCAGTGGCTCGATGTTGCGGATCGCGTGCTGGCAGAGACAGACCAACCCGTCATCGCCGTCGGTGGAACGCCGCTCTATCACCAGGCTTTGGTCCGCGGCCTGTTCGATGGTCCCGCGGGCGACGAGGCGATCCGTCGAGAGCTCGACCCACTCAGCGACGACGAGGTCCACGCGAAGCTCGCCGAGGTCGATCCGGTCTCCGCCGGCCGGCTGCATCCGCACAATCGTCGTCGCGTCGTGCGAGCGCTGGAAGTCCATCGCCTCACCGGCCGGCCGATCAGCGAATTGCAGCGTCAGTGGGAAGAGGGCCCGGACCGCGTCGAAACCGTTCGCTTCGGCATGGCCTGGCCGCGCGAGGAACTCAACCGCCGGATCAACGCGCGAACGAAACAAATGATCGCCGACGGCTGGCCCGCTGAAGTCGAGGCGCTGCTCGATCGTCACGGCCATCTCGGTCCGACCGCCCGCGAGGCCGCCGGGTATCGCCTCCTGTCGCTCGTGGCTCAGGATCGGATGTCGCTGGCCGACGCGGCGGAGCAGATCAAGATCAAGACGCGTCAGCTCGCCAAGCGGCAGATGACGTGGTTCCGTCGATTCCAGCAGACGCTCTGGCTCGATGGTGCAGCTTCTGCAGCCGAACAGGCCGACAAAGTCGGTGAGCTGCTCGCAAACGCTGAAAATAGAGCTTGA